The proteins below are encoded in one region of Nonomuraea helvata:
- a CDS encoding ROK family protein: MDELPSDGRTGARLGRPVAPLAVRADREHFVGVKITETELIAVLTDLRAQVRSARHLPLATKDVPAVVEAVAQVVTDLAGGGEQTHCLGISVAGDVDQASGLVRYSPFMGWQDVPLADLAATATGLTVTVENDVNALAVAEQWFGEGVGTTTFAVVTVGVGIGCGLVINGALVTGGYGVAGEIGHIPVSASGPACYCGGRGCLEAIASEPAIVTQARAVTRDIGIDLPGAVDLAHAGHPAVREVFAIAGRAIGRGLAAMVNLVGPQKVVVTGEGLAAYDLFEEHIRETFTAQAFGAAGKCPLVIRPLPFEEWARGAAAVSLQSLFTSR; the protein is encoded by the coding sequence TTGGACGAACTCCCGAGCGATGGCCGCACCGGCGCCCGTCTGGGGCGTCCGGTCGCGCCCTTGGCCGTCCGGGCCGACCGGGAGCACTTCGTCGGTGTGAAGATCACTGAGACCGAGCTGATCGCGGTGCTCACCGACCTTCGCGCTCAGGTTCGGAGCGCGAGGCACCTGCCCCTCGCGACCAAGGATGTGCCCGCCGTGGTGGAGGCCGTTGCGCAGGTCGTGACCGATCTGGCCGGTGGAGGCGAGCAGACACACTGCCTGGGCATCTCGGTCGCCGGCGACGTGGACCAGGCGAGCGGCCTGGTTCGCTACAGCCCCTTCATGGGGTGGCAGGACGTACCGCTTGCCGACCTCGCCGCCACTGCCACCGGGTTGACGGTGACGGTCGAGAACGACGTCAATGCCCTCGCCGTGGCCGAGCAGTGGTTTGGCGAGGGGGTCGGCACGACCACGTTCGCCGTCGTGACCGTAGGGGTTGGCATCGGCTGCGGCCTGGTGATCAACGGCGCTCTGGTCACGGGTGGATACGGTGTCGCAGGCGAGATCGGGCATATCCCGGTCTCAGCCTCCGGACCGGCCTGCTATTGCGGGGGGCGGGGCTGCCTGGAGGCGATCGCCTCCGAACCGGCGATCGTCACGCAGGCGCGGGCGGTGACCCGCGACATAGGGATCGATCTTCCCGGAGCCGTTGATCTGGCCCATGCCGGGCATCCGGCTGTACGGGAGGTCTTCGCGATCGCCGGGCGAGCCATCGGGCGAGGTCTCGCGGCAATGGTGAACCTGGTCGGCCCGCAGAAGGTCGTCGTCACCGGCGAGGGGCTGGCCGCGTACGACCTGTTCGAGGAACACATCAGGGAGACCTTCACCGCGCAGGCATTCGGCGCCGCTGGAAAGTGTCCGCTGGTCATCCGGCCGTTGCCGTTCGAGGAATGGGCACGCGGCGCCGCTGCCGTGAGCCTCCAGAGCCTCTTCACCTCGCGGTGA
- a CDS encoding LacI family DNA-binding transcriptional regulator: MSIADAVGLVLARPSRLLGAEPFFMEFIAGIEERLAEHDRSVLLHVVTTHEQEVAAYRRWAAHRTVDAVVLVNRAVHDTRPAALRELGIPVVVAGEPAGDAPTVRTNDEGAVHQAVSHLDDLGHRRIARISGPNTLLHTRTRTRALLQAAGAAGIEAIVEEGDYSEESGAKLTEMLLNRPDPPTAIVYDNDLMAVAGLNAAKELGVRVPHELSLMAWDDSSLSRLTSPALTAMSLDVHLFGQMVADSTLDLIAGAPAADRWCPTATLVTRETSAPALTAR; this comes from the coding sequence ATGAGCATCGCCGACGCGGTTGGCCTCGTCCTGGCAAGACCTTCCCGGCTCCTGGGCGCCGAGCCGTTCTTCATGGAGTTCATCGCGGGCATCGAAGAGCGGCTCGCAGAACACGACCGGTCTGTGCTGCTGCACGTCGTGACCACACACGAACAGGAAGTGGCGGCATACCGCCGATGGGCCGCCCACCGCACCGTCGACGCCGTCGTGCTGGTGAACAGGGCCGTTCACGACACCAGGCCTGCCGCCCTGCGGGAGCTGGGCATACCCGTCGTGGTGGCGGGCGAACCGGCCGGTGACGCCCCCACCGTGCGGACCAACGACGAGGGCGCGGTTCACCAAGCCGTCTCCCATCTGGATGATCTCGGTCATCGCCGGATCGCACGGATCAGCGGTCCGAACACCCTGCTCCACACCCGGACCCGCACCAGGGCACTGCTCCAGGCCGCGGGTGCGGCAGGTATCGAAGCGATCGTCGAGGAGGGAGACTATTCGGAGGAGTCGGGCGCCAAGCTGACGGAGATGTTGCTGAACCGGCCGGATCCTCCCACAGCGATTGTCTACGACAACGACCTGATGGCGGTCGCGGGGCTCAACGCCGCAAAAGAGCTGGGTGTCCGGGTGCCCCACGAGCTCAGCCTGATGGCCTGGGACGACTCCAGCCTGTCCCGGCTCACCTCGCCCGCGCTCACCGCCATGAGTCTGGACGTCCACCTCTTCGGGCAGATGGTGGCGGATTCGACGCTGGATCTCATCGCAGGAGCACCTGCGGCGGATCGATGGTGCCCGACTGCCACCCTCGTCACCCGGGAGACCAGCGCGCCCGCCCTCACCGCGAGGTGA